A genomic stretch from Vicia villosa cultivar HV-30 ecotype Madison, WI unplaced genomic scaffold, Vvil1.0 ctg.000416F_1_1_1, whole genome shotgun sequence includes:
- the LOC131627941 gene encoding uncharacterized protein LOC131627941 → MDIQKSYDTVESQAVEDILSELSFPNKFISWTMTTVKTISYKYKVNNVVSDILQAKRGLRQGDSSSLILFVLVMEYLHSLQNLGKNPNFNFHSKYEKLKIINLSFADDLLLFTSGDISSVNLALQSFKDFLKATELEVNPFKCKAYFGNVYENVKQAILRATAFA, encoded by the coding sequence ATGGACATACAAAAGTCCTATGATACTGTGGAGTCGCAAGCAGTGGAAGACATTCTGTCAGAGCTTAGCTTCCCAAACAAGTTCATTAGCTGGACTATGACCACAGTGAAGACAATCTCTTACAAGTACAAGGTTAATAATGTTGTCTCTgatattttacaagctaaaaggGGTCTAAGACAAGGGGATTCTTCATCTCTCATTCTGTTTGTCCTGGTTATGGAATATTTACATAGTTTACAAAATCTTGGGAAAAATCCCAACTTCAACTTTCACTCCAAATATGAAAAGTTGAAGATCATTAACTTGAGCTTTGCAGATGATTTACTCCTGTTTACTAGTGGAGATATTAGCTCTGTCAATTTAGCTTTGCAAAGCTTTAAAGATTTTTTAAAGGCTACTGAGCTTGAAGTGAATCCTTTTAAGTGTAAAGCCTATTTTGGGAATGTATATGAAAATGTTAAACAAGCTATTCTAAGAGCTACTGCCTTTGCATAA
- the LOC131627937 gene encoding probable galacturonosyltransferase-like 1 has translation MKFQFALFLFLCVSFILFFSKQSLCITIEGSFKEAPKFYNSPTCKTIVFFPSNQQCSIEAVHVAMTLDVSYIRGSMAAILSVLQHSSCPENIVFHFIASSSQPSSKTVLNRIITNSFPYLKYQIYPFNDEPVAGLISTSIRSALDCPLNYARTYLAELLPDCVTRVVYLDSDLILVDDIAKLASTPLRSNTVIAAPEYCGANFSIYFTPSFWSNPSLSLTFANREACYFNTGVMVIDLQRWRSGEYTTMIREWMELQKRMRIYELGSLPPFLLVFAGRITPVDHRWNQHGLGGDNFRGLCRDLHPGPVSLLHWSGKGKPWARLDANRPCPLDALWAPYDLLKTRFALES, from the coding sequence ATGAAGTTCCAATTTgcattattcttattcttatgtgttagttttattcttttcttttccaaACAATCCTTATGCATTACCATTGAAGGAAGTTTCAAAGAAGCACCAAAATTCTACAACTCCCCTACATGCAAAACCATTGTATTCTTCCCTAGCAATCAACAATGCTCAATCGAAGCCGTACACGTGGCAATGACACTCGACGTGTCCTACATCCGCGGCTCCATGGCCGCAATCCTCTCCGTACTCCAACACTCATCATGTCCAGAAAATATTGTCTTCCATTTCATTGCCTCCTCTTCACAACCTTCCTCAAAAACCGTTCTCAACAGAATCATAACTAACTCATTCCCGTATTTAAAATACCAAATCTACCCTTTCAACGACGAGCCCGTCGCCGGATTGATTTCAACCTCCATCCGCTCCGCCCTCGACTGCCCCCTCAACTACGCTCGCACCTACCTCGCCGAGCTTCTCCCGGATTGTGTAACCAGAGTCGTGTACCTTGACTCCGACTTAATCCTCGTTGACGACATTGCGAAACTCGCCTCCACTCCTCTCCGTTCAAACACCGTCATCGCCGCACCGGAGTATTGCGGCGCGAATTTCAGTATTTATTTCACTCCTTCGTTCTGGTCGAATCCTTCTCTTTCGCTCACATTCGCGAACCGTGAGGCGTGTTACTTTAACACCGGTGTTATGGTTATTGATCTTCAGCGGTGGCGGTCCGGTGAGTATACTACAATGATCCGGGAGTGGATGGAGTTGCAGAAGAGAATGCGGATCTATGAGCTGGGATCGTTGCCGccgtttttgttggtttttgcgGGGAGGATTACGCCGGTGGATCATCGCTGGAATCAGCACGGGCTTGGAGGTGATAACTTTCGTGGGCTTTGTCGGGACCTGCATCCGGGCCCGGTGAGTTTGTTACATTGGAGTGGAAAGGGAAAACCGTGGGCCAGGCTTGATGCTAATAGGCCTTGTCCTTTGGATGCTTTGTGGGCTCCCTATGATTTGCTCAAAACTCGTTTTGCTCTTGAGTCATAG